The Topomyia yanbarensis strain Yona2022 chromosome 3, ASM3024719v1, whole genome shotgun sequence nucleotide sequence GCCATCAAGGATTGCCATCGTTTTCTATAAATGATATCTATTTCCTCCAACACTTCATCCGGGAGGGGCGATGGTGGCATAGTGAGTAACCAGTGTTTCTCTAAGATATATAAATTCAGGTTCATATAAGAAGAATGTTGTCAGAATGCATACCTAATGGACCACACggtatattaaaatttttagtcCGCAACGCTTTAACTTCCGGAAACAGCTCGTGATGCCTAATAGCCGCGGTATAGGGCGCATGAGGAGCAGGAGGAGCCACCATGGCAAAAAATGGACTTTTCTTTGTTACATTTGTGATAAAATGTAATGCACGTGCTTTctacaaaatttaaatattattattaCGTCAATGTATCCATTCAAACTTACAAGAAGATCCGTTAGATACTCGTCCGAATAGAAAACAGTCTTACCGTTTTCGTTCAATGTGtagttaaaatattttgaattaccATGCAACCCGAACCATTCGTTCCAACCCGGTGGAATGTTTTCAGAGTGGTACTCGTTCAAATATTTCCCTGCATAGAATGTTTGGTATCCGTTTTTTTGTAGTAGCACCGAAAATGTAACAGGTTCCATTTTCTCGCGCCAATGGGCTCCATAGCATCCACCTGACTCAGAATTGTTGAATGTTTTTGTATTATGTGCGTACTGACCAGAGAGTATTGAACTCCTCGACGGACAGCAAATTGGAGATGACGTAAACTGCAAGAAAATAATTCTAATTTTGGAAACCACATTCTTATCACTACCTACTGCATTGGTAAAGGTGGCACCTTGGTTTGCAATTAACTGCTGAGTTTTGATCATAGGGTTCTAAAGGATACGTTTTTAGAAGTCTTTGACACTGAAACATTCTATTATTATACGAACCAGTCCTTTTAACATAACATCCTGATCATCAGTCAAAACCAGTACTATGTTGGGAAATTGATTACCACTTTTAACACCACAAATAACACAAAGTACATACAATACTGTTATCAAAGTTATCATAACGCTCGTGAAAAACTCAGATTTCAAACACCTTACAATTTATTTAATATGCATTTAATCGAAATGTAAATTACAGTAATAGGTATATAAACGGAAATGATCTATCACTAATGTGGAACTGTCGGCATCAGCTCAAGCCCGATACACTCATTTGCGATCCGTACTCCCAAGATGAATAATGAAGCACTCTTCACGAGAGCCCTATGAACACAAACAATTATGACAGATATAGatccaatataaaaaaataattaagatAAGAACCTACCATTTGTATTCATCGTAATAAATATTCTTGAAGAATGCCGTAAAACCATTGCTTTTCTGTACCATTGCTGTACAAGTAAACTGGACTGAGTTATATACGTAATcgtacagaatcaaaaaaaaatgattgctcgatgaaattttatataaatttttttcaagtcaGCTGTCACTTTTCTGTGCACATGGTGCGCAAAACAACTGGATGTTCATGAGGCAAAACATGCTGGGTTACAGAGGGTTACTTTCTGAGACCCTGGCCGAACGACAGACGAGCCGCTCTTTGATTTTGTTACTGATCACCTGTTTACAGGTTTTCTaatagaacattgcatgaaaatgtataataaaTCCATATAaagattatcttgaatctgtttcATGTTTCTTAAATCTGCGACACTTCGTATTCTTATGCGGATTTCAGGTATCTGCTACACCGCCATCATTTCtatgccaacatctaaaacgtcaCGTTAGGGTCGATCCACTCCACAAGAAACAGAATCAATTTCATTCAACACAATTcaagcatgatttttgaaaacaccgtaactaacaaatgtaaacaaactgagattATCACTCCCCCGCATTCTACGCATCTTAATGTACATGCTGACAAACATTCGTTTCATTATTCGGTAATGCAGCTGAAAAATGCGCAATCGAAATAATGACGAACAAACAACTGACACGTCAACAGTGCATAAATACAGTTTCGTCATGTTAGTTACGTTAGGTTTGGTACTGCTGTGACACTtacgttattttaatttaatcggtttttgtaactaaatcatTAAAATATACTACAATCTTTCTACTAAAATGCTCAATATAGGTAATGTTTCTATAAGGGGAACAAGAGCACGCAGTTCCTTAATTCTAGCCAATATTTTAGAGAAAAAGAATGCAAGTAATGTTATTCTAAGCACCACTAATGCACTTTcagcacatttttatttttgattatctAAATATATCCTACAGTAGATcaaatctaaatacttgtgacaATGCGAGCAAAAATGAGACACTAAAATCGACTGATTGAAAAATGTCGAAAGTGTAAGAGTGATGCTCAGAATAACGTAACCTTTATTTGTCTTCAACACACTGCTCAAAAGTGACAAACTACAAATGTTGGTTATCCTCATTGGCATACTGCCTCGGCGGAACAGTTCAGTCATAGAATTGATTAAAAATGATAAGATTAGTCACCACAATTGACGAAACTGAAATAACGTAAGTGCAACAAATATACCAAACCAACGAAAGTAAAACGACGAAACTGTGAGCGTGATACTAATAACATCGtaactttaatttttcttcaatccGCTCTTTTAAATGTCTTGATCGCGAATGTGCGTTCCATTCAATGGAAAGGCGTCTTTGGTGAGCATTTTGGATGAATAATTGGTGTAAAAATCGATATGgtttttaaataacatttaaaacaaaacttcgaAAATGTCATCGCCGTTTTCTCTGTTTGGGTCAAGTGCGAGtttcgctgttttcaaaaatcatgcttgaattttgtgatagtcgagttcgtttaatttgttggtgaACTATAGTGTAGTGTACTATAGAGTTTTTGTTATTCGCCGACTTGTCCAAAACAACAATTcaagcatgatttttgaaaacagcgaaaCTCGCACTTGACCCAAACAGAGAAAACGGCGATGACATTTtcgaagttttgttttaaatgttatttaaaaacCATACCGATTTTTGCATCAATTCATCCAAAACGCTCACCAAAGACGCCTTTCCATTGAATGGAACGAACATTCGCGATCAAGACATTTAAAAGAGCggattgaagaaaaattaaagttaCGATGTTATTAGTATACCGCTCACAGTTTCGTCGTTTTACTTTCGTTGGTTTGGTATCTTTGTTGCACTTACGTTATTTCAGTTTCGTCAATT carries:
- the LOC131691233 gene encoding N-acetylglucosamine-6-sulfatase-like, yielding MITLITVLYVLCVICGVKSGNQFPNIVLVLTDDQDVMLKGLNPMIKTQQLIANQGATFTNAFTSSPICCPSRSSILSGQYAHNTKTFNNSESGGCYGAHWREKMEPVTFSVLLQKNGYQTFYAGKYLNEYHSENIPPGWNEWFGLHGNSKYFNYTLNENGKTVFYSDEYLTDLLKARALHFITNVTKKSPFFAMVAPPAPHAPYTAAIRHHELFPEVKALRTKNFNIPCGPLEKHWLLTMPPSPLPDEVLEEIDIIYRKRWQSLMAVDEMVAAIVELLDNENIIDNTYFVYTSDNGYHMGQFSQPYDKRQPYETDIKVPFLVRGPGISHKSLVTSPIALIDIAPTVLEWAGIKAPSQMDGVSFNPTLTQTEFKERQILIEYWGEGTVKTYNPECPWQKKDKLFLCTTDIACHCQDSWNNTFSCIRHLAKDLNMAYCQFKDTENFIEAYDLTNDFSQIENIAYDMLPSIRAKYSLALSNLTECVGETCRQIY
- the LOC131691234 gene encoding uncharacterized protein LOC131691234; this translates as MVQKSNGFTAFFKNIYYDEYKWALVKSASLFILGVRIANECIGLELMPTVPH